The Xiphophorus hellerii strain 12219 chromosome 22, Xiphophorus_hellerii-4.1, whole genome shotgun sequence genome has a window encoding:
- the LOC116713212 gene encoding vinculin-like isoform X4, whose product MPVFHTKTIESILEPVAQQISHLVIMHEEGEVDGKAIPDLSVPVAAVQAAVSNLVRVGKETVQTTEDQVMKRDMPPAFIKVENSCSKLVQAAQMLKADPYSVPARDYLIDGSRGILSGTSDLLLTFDEAEVRKIIRVCKGILEYLTVAEVVETMEDLITYTKNLGPGMTKMSKMIEERQQELTHQEHRQMLVSSMNTIKELLPVLISAIKIFVATKSSRGAGIEEAEKNRRFTFEKMSAEINEIIRVLQLTTWDEDAWANKDMEALKRSLALIESKMAQAKSWLKDPQGQPGDPGEVALRVILDEAGKVGELCAGRERKDILATTRALGQMTDQIGDLRVRGQGQTPGCMQRAGQCLQGLDLLFGKVDSAARRLEALINSKQAIARRLDAAQAWLADPNGGPEGEENIRALLAEAKRIADLCEDPKERDDILRSINEIAGLTARLMELRKQGKGDSPEARALAKQIGGALLNLQSKTNRAVASMRPAKPAVTLEGKMEQALRWVNNPGVDDRGVGQAAIRGMVGEGKRLAGGLLGPYRQDMVGRCDRTEGLMTALADMASRGEAEAPHARATAAQLQDTLKDLRQHMQEVMTQEVSDVFSDTTTPVKLLAVAATAPPDAPNRQEVFEERAGNFETHAGRLGATAEKAAAVGTANKSTVEGIHAAMKHARELTPQVTSAARILLKNPGNKAAYEHFDTMKNQWIDNVERLTGLVDEAIDTKSLLDASEEAIKKDIDKCRVAMANVQPQMLVAGATSIARRANRVLLVAKREVENSEDPRFRDTVKHASDILSHTISPMVMDAKAVAGNIQDKGLQKAYLDSCQRILAAVGKVREAFQPQEPDFPPPPPDLDQLHVSDEQAPPKPPLPEGELPPPRPPPPEEKDEEFPEQKVGEVLSEPMMVAARQLHDEARKWSSKPEDEEAVEEREVDDEDEFTDGEDDYEPELLMMPSNQPVNQPILAAAQSLHQEARKWSSKGNDIIAAAKRMALLMAEMSRLVRGGSGNKRALIQCAKDIAKASDEVTRLAKEVAKQCTDRRIRTNLLQVCERIPTISTQLKILSTVKATMLGRTNISEEESEQATEMLVHNAQNLMQSVKETVREAEAASIKIRTDAGFTLRWVRKTPWYQ is encoded by the exons ATGCCGGTGTTTCACACCAagaccattgagagcatcctggAGCCGGTGGCCCAGCAGATCTCCCACCTGGTCATCATGCATGAGGAGGGGGAGGTGGATGGGAAAGCCATCCCGGACCTGTCGGTGCCGGTGGCCGCGGTGCAGGCGGCTGTGAGCAACCTTGTGCGG gtggGGAAGGAAACTGTTCAAACCACAGAGGACCAGGTGATGAAGAGAGACATGCCTCCTGCTTTTATTAA GGTGGAGAACTCGTGCTCGAAGCTCGTTCAGGCAGCTCAGATGCTTAAGGCAGATCCATACTCTGTTCCTGCGAGGGATTACCTGATCGATGGATCCAGAGGAATTCTGTCTGGAACGAGTGACCTACTCCTTACCTTTGATGAAGCAGAG GTGCGTAAGATAATCCGTGTGTGTAAAGGTATCCTCGAGTATCTGACAGTAGCTGAAGTGGTGGAGACCATGGAAGATCTCATCACTTACACAAAAAATCTCGGACCAG GCATGACGAAGATGTCAAAGATGATTGAGGAGCGGCAGCAGGAGCTGACCCACCAAGAGCACCGACAGATGCTCGTCAGCTCCATGAACACCATCAAGGAGCTGCTGCCCGTTCTCATCTCAG CTATAAAGATTTTTGTGGCAACCAAAAGCAGCCGAGGAGCCGGCATTGAGGAGGCTGAGAAGAACCGAAGGTTTACGTTTGAAAAGATGAGCGCCGAAATCAACGAGATCATCAGAGTCTTACAGCTCACCACGTGGGATGAAGACGCCTGGGCAAACAAG GACATGGAGGCCCTGAAAAGATCTCTGGCTTTGATTGAATCAAAGATGGCGCAGGCTAAAAGCTGGCTCAAAGACCCACAGGGACAGCCAG GAGACCCTGGCGAGGTGGCGCTGCGTGTCATTCTGGATGAAGCTGGTAAGGTGGGAGAGCTGTGCGCTGGGAGGGAGAGGAAGGACATACTGGCGACCACCAGGGCTCTGGGGCAGATGACTGATCAGATTGGAGATCTGCGTGTCAG AGGCCAGGGCCAGACTCCAGGGTGCATGCAGCGTGCAGGCCAGTGCTTACAGGGCTTAGATCTGCTCTTTGGCAAAGTGGACAGTGCTGCTCGGAGACTAGAGGCTCTAATCAACTCAAAGCAGGCCATTGCCAGGAGGCTGGATGCTGCCCAG GCATGGTTGGCCGATCCTAATGGTGGTCCTGAGGGAGAGGAGAACATCCGAGCGCTTCTAGCGGAGGCCAAACGCATCGCAGACCTCTGTGAAGACCCCAAGGAGAGGGACGACATCCTGCGCTCCATAAACGAGATAGCAGGACTCACCGCCCGGCTCATGGAGCTGCGCAAACA GGGTAAAGGCGACAGCCCAGAGGCCCGAGCTCTGGCAAAGCAGATTGGAGGGGCTCTGCTAAACCTGCAGTCCAAGACCAACCGGGCGGTGGCCAGCATGAGACCAGCAAAGCCTGCTGTCACGCTGGAGGGTAAAATGGAGCAGGCTCTGCGCTGGGTGAATAATCCCGGGGTGGATGACAGAGGCGTAG GCCAGGCAGCAATCAGAGGAATGGTTGGAGAAGGGAAGAGGCTGGCTGGAGGCCTGTTGGGTCCGTACCGACAGGACATGGTCGGGCGCTGCGACCGAACAGAGGGGCTGATGACAGCTTTGGCAGACATGGCGAGCAGGGGAGAGGCTGAGGCTCCTCATGCACGAGCCACAGCGGCACAATTGCAGGACACCCTCAAG GACCTGAGGCAGCATATGCAGGAGGTGATGACCCAGGAGGTATCCGATGTTTTCAGCGACACCACCACCCCCGTCAAGCTGCTGGCGGTGGCTGCAACTGCTCCTCCTGATGCGCCCAACAGGCAGGAG GTCTTTGAAGAACGTGCAGGGAACTTTGAAACCCATGCTGGACGACTGGGAGCAACCGCAGAGAAGGCCGCCGCTGTGGGAACGGCGAATAAGAGCACAGTGGAGGGAATTCATGCTGCCATGAAACACGCCAGGGAGCTGACGCCACAG GTGACTTCTGCTGCTCGGATCTTGCTAAAAAATCCAGGAAACAAAGCAGCCTATGAGCACTTTGACACCATGAAGAACCAGTGGATTGACAATGTGGAGAGACTGACCG GTCTGGTCGACGAAGCCATAGACACCAAATCCTTGTTGGATGCTTCTGAGGAAGCCATTAAAAAAGACATTGACAAGTGCCGAGTTGCCATGGCAAACGTTCAGCCCCAAATGCTCGTTGCCGGGGCAACAAGCATAGCGAGACGAGCTAACCGGGTCTTGTTGGTGGCCAAGAGGGAAGTGGAGAACTCTGAAGATCCCCGGTTTAGAGATACTGTAAAACATGCGTCTGACATCCTCTCGCACACCATCTCACCCATGGTGATGGACGCAAAGGCTGTGGCTGGGAACATACAAGACAAAG GCCTACAGAAAGCATATTTGGACTCTTGTCAAAGGATCTTGGCTGCAGTGGGAAAAGTCAGAGAAGCCTTCCAGCCTCAGGAACCAGACTTCCCGCCTCCGCCTCCTGACCTGGACCAGCTCCAT GTTAGTGATGAACAGGCTCCACCTAAACCCCCGCTGCCGGAGGGTGAGTTGCCTCCACCCCGTCCTCCTCCCCCGGAGGAGAAGGACGAGGAGTTCCCGGAGCAGAAGGTCGGCGAGGTGCTCAGCGAACCCATGATGGTGGCGGCCAGGCAGCTGCATGACGAAGCGCGCAAGTGGTCAAGCAAA CCTGAGGATGAGGAGGCAGTAGAGGAGAGGGAGGTAGATGATGAAGATGAGTTTACTGATGGTGAGGATGACTATGAGCCAGAGCTGCTGATGATGCCGTCCAACCAGCCTGTCAATCAGCCCATTCTGGCAGCTGCCCAGTCTCTCCACCAGGAGGCTCGCAAGTGGTCCAGCAAG GGTAATGACATCATAGCAGCAGCCAAGCGGATGGCTCTGCTGATGGCTGAAATGTCTCGGCTGGTGCGTGGCGGGAGCGGAAACAAGCGAGCGCTGATTCAGTGCGCAAAAGACATTGCCAAGGCCTCGGATGAGGTGACGAGACTGGCTAAAGAAGTGGCCAAGCAGTGCACAGACAGACGCATCAGGACGAACCTGCTGCAG GTTTGTGAACGAATTCCCACCATCAGCACTCAGCTGAAGATCCTTTCCACTGTCAAAGCTACCATGCTGGGACGGACAAACATTAGCGAAGAGGAGTCAGAGCAG GCTACGGAGATGTTGGTTCACAACGCCCAGAATTTGATGCAGTCTGTAAAGGAGACAGTGCGAGAAGCAGAAGCTGCCTCCATTAAAATCCGCACAGATGCAGGATTCACCCTCCGCTGGGTGCGCAAGACGCCCTGGTACCAATGA